The Streptomyces sp. NBC_00454 DNA segment CCCGAGCCGTTCAAGTGCGAAGAGCTGGTGCTCGTAGGGGTAGGGGATGTTCGGGAAGTCGGTGCCCAGCAGGATCCGCCCGCCGAGGTCCGCGAGCCGGCCCCGGTCCTGCGGCGGGAACCCGCTGAACTGCTCGGAGAAGTCGGTGAAGGCCATGGTCGTGTCGAGCCTGACCTCCGTGTACCGGTCGGCGAGGTCGAGGAAGTCGGCGTACTCGGGCATCCCCATGTGCGCGATGACCAGTGGCAGCCGGGGGTGCCGGGCCAGCAGCCGGGCGATCGGCTCGGGTCCGGTGTACTTGCCCGGTACGGGCCCCGAACCGCAGTGGATCACGATCGGGATCCCCGCCTCGGCCAGTAGCCCCCAGACCGGGTCGAGCCGGTCGTCGGTGGGGTCGTAGCCGCCCACCTGGAGGTGCGCCTTGAAGATCCGGGCCCCTGCCTCGACGGCCTGGCGGACGTACGCCGTCACCCCCTCCTCCGGGAAGAAGGTGGCCGTGTGCAGGCAGTCGGGGGTGCGGGCGGCGAACTCCGCGGACCAGGAGTTGAGCCAGGCGGCCATGGCCGGCTTGTGCGGGTAGAGCATGGAGGTGAAGGCCCGGACCCCGAACTCCCGCAGCAGGGCCACCCGCTGCTCCTCCTCGTGCCGGTAGGTGATGGGCCACTCGACGCCGGTCAGCGGACCGACCGCGTCGAAGTAGTCCCAGACCTTGTCCAGGACCCGCTCGGGCATGAAGTGGGTGTGTACGTCGACCAGTCCGGGCACCCCGAGCCGCTCCCGGAAGGCGCGGACGGCCTCAGCTGTCTTCACGGACAAAACCGTGGCTCCGCTCTACGGTCGCGATGTGCAGGGTGTAGCTCTCGTACCAGTCGGAGCGGCCCTGGCGCATGGCCGCCTGGTGCTCCAGGTCCCGGCGCCAGGCGCCGAGGGACTCGTGGTCGCGGAAGTAGCCGACCGTGATGCCGAGTCCGCCGGGGGTGTGCGCCGACTCGTAGCCCAGGAAGCCCGGGTTGGCGGCGACCAGCTCGTTCATCCGGTCGAGGGTCTCGGGGTATCCGCTGTCGTCAGCGGTCCGCACGCTCGTGAAAACGCTCATGACATAAGGCGGTTCGAACGCCCGCACAGGCTGGATGGTCATGTCCACCACCCTCTGCGGACCGGCCCCGGCATGTCCACCGCAAACCGGCGCCGGAGCCCAAAGGGATCCAAGTTTTGACCTTGGAACCGAAGCCCGCGAAGGTCGGTCCGGCCTCCTCAGAACAACCCGTCCTGCTCGGCGGGCACGGCCGGTGCGACCGGCGGGATCCCGGCCACGGGCACGTCGGTGGCGCTTCCCTCCGCAGGAGCCGCCAACTCCCAGCCCGCGAGCAGCCGGGTGTCCACGACCAGCCCGTCGGCGAAGTGCAGGTCGGGTCCGGCCGCACCGACGAGCCGCCCGGAGACGGTCCCGCCGGGCACCATCTCAGTGACCACCCGGGCGGGTGCGGGCAGCGCGGCGATCCCGAACGCCTCCACGTGATCGACCACTTCGCACCCCACCCGCTCCAGCGACTCGGGCCACCCCTCCAGCGCGGCAGCGCGCACGTGCAGAGCGGCGACCTCCGCCGCCCTCTCCGGGCCCGGCGGCAGGTGGCCCCGGACGGCCCGCTTGCGGGCGTAGGCGATCCGGTCGGGCACCCCGAGGGCGGCCCGGAGCAGCTCCTCCGTGCGCCGGGTGGCCATCAGCGGTCCTCGGCCCAGCCAGGCCCAGGTCACCGCCCCCTGCTCCAGCAGTCGGGCGGATCCCCGCTCCTCGGCGGTGATGCCGACCTTGACCAGGCCCGGCCCGAACCAGGCGAGGTACACCCGGTAGGTGCGCGGATCGGCGGCGTTGGTGTCCGCCGCCACCGAGAACGACCGGTCCAGCCGGGCGCACTCGGGGCACTGCGCGTTCCCGGCCGGGCCCGGCACGGTCCGCGCCGTCGGGCAGGGCGTCCGCCGCCCGGCCCGCCGGACACCGAGGCACCGGCGCTCACCGCGCGCGGCGAAGGCGAGCGGCTGCCCGTACGCGAGGGGGCTGTTCCGCTCCCCCCGACCCGGCCCCTGCCCGTACCAGCCGATGGCGGGCCGGCCGTCGATCCACCGGATCCCGGTGCACCACCAGGTCACAGCGGGAGGGGCCGCTCGAAGAAGGTCTCCAGGACGACGGTGGCCTGTGTCCCGCTCACTCCGTCGATGGCGTAGAGGCGGCGCAGCACGTCCTGCAGCTGATCGGTGGTGGCCGTTCTGACCTTGACCATGACGGAGGCGCTGCCTGCGATCACGTGCGCCTCCTGGATCTCGGCGATGGCCTCGAAGGCGGGCCGCGAGTCACCCATCCAGGCGGTGGAGTCGACCATCACGTAGGCGAGCACCCCGCTGCCGACCGCCGCAGGATCCACATCCACCGTCGTCCGCCGGATGACCCCGCGCTCACGCAGTTTGCGGACCCGTTCATGAGCCGCCCCGGCGGAGAGGCCCACGGCCTCACCCAGCGCGGCGTAGGACTGGGTGGCCTCCTGCTGGAGTTGCGCCAGCAGGGCCCGATCAATGTGATCCACGACTCTCCATTCGAATTACCCTTGCCTCAACAGTATCTGATCTTCCAATCTTCACTCCAAGCCGAAGCAGATTCGGCACCAAGGGGGAGAGTCGGTATGGCCAGCAAGCGCCCCGCGCTGTACGAGATGCTCGACGACCGCTTCCGTACCGGTCGGTGCATGAACGGTGATGACGGCCTGGAGGTTCTTTACACCGGCTGCCGCTGGGCCGAGGGGCCCGTCTACCTCCCCGCCTGGCGGCAGTTGATCTGGAGCGACATCCCCAATGACCGGATGCTGCGCTGGGACGAGGAGACCGGCGCCGTCAGCGTCTTCCGCCGCTCAGCCGGACACACCAACGGCAACACCCTCGACCGCGAGGC contains these protein-coding regions:
- a CDS encoding amidohydrolase family protein — encoded protein: MSVKTAEAVRAFRERLGVPGLVDVHTHFMPERVLDKVWDYFDAVGPLTGVEWPITYRHEEEQRVALLREFGVRAFTSMLYPHKPAMAAWLNSWSAEFAARTPDCLHTATFFPEEGVTAYVRQAVEAGARIFKAHLQVGGYDPTDDRLDPVWGLLAEAGIPIVIHCGSGPVPGKYTGPEPIARLLARHPRLPLVIAHMGMPEYADFLDLADRYTEVRLDTTMAFTDFSEQFSGFPPQDRGRLADLGGRILLGTDFPNIPYPYEHQLFALERLGLGDGWLRAVCHDNGAGLFGLV
- a CDS encoding antibiotic biosynthesis monooxygenase, encoding MTIQPVRAFEPPYVMSVFTSVRTADDSGYPETLDRMNELVAANPGFLGYESAHTPGGLGITVGYFRDHESLGAWRRDLEHQAAMRQGRSDWYESYTLHIATVERSHGFVREDS
- a CDS encoding DUF2797 domain-containing protein; protein product: MTWWCTGIRWIDGRPAIGWYGQGPGRGERNSPLAYGQPLAFAARGERRCLGVRRAGRRTPCPTARTVPGPAGNAQCPECARLDRSFSVAADTNAADPRTYRVYLAWFGPGLVKVGITAEERGSARLLEQGAVTWAWLGRGPLMATRRTEELLRAALGVPDRIAYARKRAVRGHLPPGPERAAEVAALHVRAAALEGWPESLERVGCEVVDHVEAFGIAALPAPARVVTEMVPGGTVSGRLVGAAGPDLHFADGLVVDTRLLAGWELAAPAEGSATDVPVAGIPPVAPAVPAEQDGLF
- a CDS encoding Lrp/AsnC family transcriptional regulator; the encoded protein is MDHIDRALLAQLQQEATQSYAALGEAVGLSAGAAHERVRKLRERGVIRRTTVDVDPAAVGSGVLAYVMVDSTAWMGDSRPAFEAIAEIQEAHVIAGSASVMVKVRTATTDQLQDVLRRLYAIDGVSGTQATVVLETFFERPLPL